Proteins from a single region of Ziziphus jujuba cultivar Dongzao chromosome 1, ASM3175591v1:
- the LOC107418448 gene encoding probable LRR receptor-like serine/threonine-protein kinase At1g56140, with translation MKGGNGIIYEADNTILGPAMFYLSSTEKWAISNVGFFADREDPRYVVNTSAQVTGTDANPELFRTARMSPGSLRYYGLGLKNGSYTITLQFAEISFEDQSSRTWKGLGRRVFDIYIQGILREKDFDISKAAGGVYRATEMKFNVTVSENYLEIHLFWAGKGTCCIPQSGFYGPLISTVHAATDSVPTGGKNLTWLIVGIAVPAGILGLMLVFAVFYIRRKSGNDLEEVLFELGSRHKTFSYAELKAATEDFSSSNKLGEGGYGPVYKGTLFDGREGAIKQLSVASHQGTSQFITEIDTISALQHRNLVRLYGCCIEGNRRILVYEYLENKSIDQALFEKNELFLDWPTRFNICLGTARGLAYLHEESRPRIVHRDVKASNILLDAELCPKISDFGLAKLYEDKKTHISTRVAGTIGYLAPEYALRGHLTEKADIFSFGVVALEILSGRPNFDNSLESEMIFLLDWAWTLYEERHSLELVDPRLTEFDENEATRMIHVALLCTQASPIMRPAMSRVVGMLTGDIELDTRDISKPSYLTDWNFKDVTRSLSEEEDSNRLVTPMESKSHDNIQHGNTTSSSPGVDISPSPINVTETMFSDIIKDGR, from the exons ATGAAAGGAGGCAATGGAATCATTTACGAAGCCGACAACACAATTCTTGGTCCAgcaatgttttatttatccaGTACAGAGAAGTGGGcaattagcaatgttggattCTTTGCTGATAGAGAAGATCCACGATATGTTGTGAACACCTCAGCACAAGTCACCGGAACTGATGCGAACCCAGAGCTTTTCCGGACTGCGAGGATGTCTCCAGGATCTCTCAGATATTATGGTCTTGGTCTTAAGAATGGATCTTACACCATAACTCTACAATTTGCAGAAATTAGTTTTGAAGATCAAAGCTCGCGAACTTGGAAAGGTCTAGGAAGGCGCGTGTTTGATATCTATATCCAG gGAATTCTCAGGGAGAAGGATTTTGACATATCAAAAGCAGCAGGTGGAGTCTATAGGGCAACTGAGATGAAATTCAATGTTACAGTGTCAGAGAACTATCTTGAGATTCATCTCTTCTGGGCTGGTAAGGGGACCTGTTGCATACCTCAAAGCGGTTTTTATGGTCCATTGATTTCGACCGTCCATGCTGCTACAG ATTCTGTACCGACCGGAGGGAAGAACTTGACATGGTTGATTGTTGGTATCGCAGTCCCTGCTGGGATTTTGGGCCTTATGTTGGTGTTTGCAGTGTTCTACATAAGGAGAAAATCAGGCAATGATCTTGAGGAAG TGCTTTTTGAATTAGGCTCCCGACATAAGACTTTTAGTTATGCTGAATTAAAAGCTGCCACAGAAGACTTTAGTTCCTCAAATAAGCTTGGAGAGGGTGGATATGGACCTGTTTACAAG GGTACACTTTTTGATGGGCGGGAAGGAGCTATAAAGCAACTTTCAGTAGCATCACATCAAGGAACGAGTCAATTTATAACTGAAATTGACACCATATCTGCACTACAACATCGCAATCTAGTGAGATTGTATGGATGCTGCATTGAAGGGAATAGACGCATCTTGGTTTATGAATATCTTGAAAACAAAAGCATTGATCAGGCACTTTTTG aaaaaaatGAGTTGTTCCTTGACTGGCCTACTCGCTTCAATATATGTTTGGGAACAGCAAGAGGACTTGCTTATCTTCATGAGGAGTCAAGACCACGGATAGTACATAGAGATGTCAAAGCTAGCAATATATTGCTTGATGCAGAACTTTGTCCTAAAATATCTGATTTTGGACTAGCAAAGCTCTATGAAGACAAGAAAACCCACATCAGCACTCGAGTTGCAGGAACAAT AGGATATCTAGCACCAGAGTATGCTCTGCGAGGGCACCTGACAGAAAAGGCAGACATTTTCAGTTTTGGTGTTGTTGCTTTGGAGATTCTCAGCGGGAGACCAAACTTTGACAACAGCTTAGAGAGTGAAATGATCTTTCTCCTTGATTGG GCATGGACCTTATATGAAGAAAGACACAGTTTGGAGTTGGTGGATCCTAGATTAACAGAGTTTGATGAAAATGAAGCTACAAGAATGATCCATGTGGCTCTGCTGTGCACACAAGCATCACCAATAATGCGACCGGCAATGTCACGTGTGGTAGGAATGCTTACAGGAGATATTGAATTAGACACTCGTGATATATCAAAACCAAGTTATTTGACAGATTGGAATTTTAAAGATGTAACAAGGAGCTTGTCGGAGGAGGAGGATTCTAATCGCTTAGTTACACCCATGGAAAGTAAGAGCCATGACAACATTCAACATGGCAATACAACTAGTTCAAGCCCTGGTGTTGATATATCACCTTCTCCTATAAATGTTACCGAAACAATGTTCAGTGACATTATCAAAGATGGAAGGTAA